The following are encoded in a window of Desulfovibrio legallii genomic DNA:
- a CDS encoding glycosyltransferase family 2 protein — protein MSELSLLFLRAITYYRNADLEAWSRTVQNIVARAKDLPLSTLNTVEHMAILYQCTAVEPLLDLFENVQDAADGAALAQMASALYFSRHEPHNAARAARRLVSPEECRLRAKTAELWEAVMAPLPEEPLVHLLILTCNRASYVENALRQLGKTSYRNYSVYIADNGSTDGTWDIVQRAQDFFPSHVKVNLLNFPTNIGRPAGHNWLLTAFDHSAADYIAIGDDDLIAVPQDWLTRMVQTARAIPGCGCVGGKALSPGWPATVHGGIRNIIEFSPQAVALTNEGDCPDVGQFDYIDIVDHVIGCLHIFDRCALESAGLFDIRLSPCQFVDIEHHLRMRLAGMRIVFNGLIHFMHLRGMGKEVQKSASLNGNSLGNRIKLFYKYDQNLVQRELAARREDRRQWLLS, from the coding sequence ATGAGCGAATTGTCGTTGCTATTTTTGAGAGCTATAACCTACTATCGTAACGCAGATCTTGAGGCGTGGTCAAGAACTGTCCAGAATATCGTTGCGCGTGCAAAAGATTTACCCCTCTCTACATTGAATACCGTTGAACATATGGCTATCCTGTATCAATGTACGGCTGTAGAGCCTTTGCTGGATTTGTTTGAAAATGTTCAGGATGCCGCGGATGGCGCCGCTCTTGCTCAAATGGCCAGCGCGCTCTACTTTTCGCGCCATGAGCCGCACAATGCGGCGCGGGCCGCCAGACGTTTGGTCAGCCCGGAGGAATGTCGCCTGCGCGCCAAAACGGCGGAACTGTGGGAAGCCGTTATGGCGCCTTTGCCAGAAGAGCCACTGGTGCATTTGCTTATTTTGACCTGCAATCGCGCGTCATATGTTGAGAATGCGTTGCGACAGCTTGGAAAAACGTCATATAGAAATTACTCAGTATATATAGCTGACAATGGCTCAACAGATGGCACCTGGGATATCGTGCAACGCGCGCAGGATTTTTTCCCTTCGCATGTTAAAGTTAATTTGTTAAATTTCCCGACGAATATCGGGCGTCCTGCCGGTCACAACTGGCTTTTGACGGCTTTTGACCATAGTGCCGCGGATTACATCGCTATTGGCGATGATGACCTGATCGCTGTGCCGCAAGACTGGCTTACCCGTATGGTTCAAACAGCCCGGGCCATTCCCGGCTGTGGCTGTGTAGGGGGGAAGGCGCTCAGCCCCGGTTGGCCCGCAACCGTCCACGGCGGGATACGCAATATCATCGAATTTTCGCCGCAGGCTGTCGCATTAACCAATGAAGGGGATTGCCCCGATGTGGGGCAATTTGATTATATTGATATTGTTGACCATGTTATCGGATGTTTGCATATTTTTGATCGCTGCGCTCTCGAATCCGCCGGGCTTTTTGACATCAGGCTTTCTCCTTGCCAGTTCGTGGATATCGAGCACCACCTCAGGATGCGTCTGGCTGGAATGAGAATTGTTTTTAACGGACTCATCCACTTTATGCATCTGCGCGGCATGGGGAAGGAAGTGCAAAAGAGCGCTTCGCTTAATGGTAATTCTTTGGGCAATAGGATAAAGTTATTTTATAAGTATGACCAGAACCTCGTGCAACGCGAGTTAGCGGCAAGGCGCGAAGACCGACGGCAGTGGCTGTTGTCATGA
- a CDS encoding glycosyltransferase, with product MLTPRLLWTAMPQAARETLLLAAHGGRRLTAVIGHILDHNADWAGLPPADLCALLNGLAVAAWEDAPFDPQICSLLVQLHQQNQPLPPPLLRAAAQGARLPEDCGDLVQRLDNLSGSESVERTRAQVERYAKQRPDALLPLFFAVRAGLKAGDPDWFAAYCRLLRLPPLLRRGLEADTLYARGDWANAALAYDKALALCPLPGLLARKAQCLYKQEESQAVDLFRQAAALAPWDTGLLLRAADLQAGRDRPTAPPPGKGAVLLYSWNHAQDLEETLAALLASDLGEARVLLLDNGSTDETAAVAARMTANFAGRLRALRLPVNVGAPAARNWLLQEPEAAQADWVVYLDDDALVPPHWLRALGTAAAAFPDAGILGCQVTDMGAHMAVQSTDLHFESDLFIRQDANKSGLFNLTDLCSPLPDFGYFQYIRPCLSVTGCCHLLRRSSLDAVGGFDLQFSPSQFDDLERDLRAGLKGENVVYNGHLRIQHKKRSGLMCRVNHRQAVNALGNSTKLRGLYAEDEIRRLRDADFKRLFAGLLQAAKQLCAPTP from the coding sequence ATGCTCACCCCCAGGCTGCTCTGGACCGCCATGCCCCAGGCCGCCAGAGAAACCCTGCTGCTTGCGGCGCACGGCGGCCGCCGCCTGACGGCCGTTATCGGCCACATTCTCGACCATAATGCGGATTGGGCCGGTCTGCCCCCCGCCGACCTCTGCGCCCTGCTCAACGGCCTGGCCGTTGCCGCCTGGGAAGACGCCCCCTTTGATCCGCAGATCTGTTCCCTGCTGGTGCAGCTGCACCAGCAGAACCAGCCGTTGCCCCCGCCCCTCCTGCGCGCAGCCGCCCAAGGCGCGCGGCTGCCCGAAGACTGCGGCGATCTTGTCCAACGGCTGGACAACCTTTCGGGGTCGGAGAGCGTGGAGCGCACCCGCGCCCAGGTCGAGCGCTACGCCAAGCAGCGTCCGGATGCGCTCCTGCCCTTGTTTTTCGCCGTCAGGGCCGGCCTCAAGGCTGGGGATCCGGACTGGTTTGCCGCCTACTGTCGCCTGTTGCGCCTGCCGCCGCTGCTGCGGCGCGGCCTGGAGGCGGATACCCTGTATGCGCGGGGCGACTGGGCCAACGCGGCCCTGGCCTACGACAAAGCCCTGGCCCTCTGCCCCCTGCCGGGCCTGCTGGCCCGCAAGGCGCAGTGCCTGTATAAGCAGGAAGAAAGCCAGGCTGTGGATCTGTTCCGGCAAGCGGCCGCCCTGGCCCCCTGGGATACCGGCCTGCTGCTACGCGCAGCCGATCTGCAGGCGGGCCGCGACCGCCCCACCGCGCCGCCGCCGGGTAAGGGCGCGGTGCTGCTCTATTCCTGGAATCACGCTCAGGATCTGGAGGAAACCCTGGCCGCGCTGCTGGCCTCGGACCTGGGCGAGGCTCGCGTTCTGCTGCTCGACAACGGCAGCACCGACGAGACCGCCGCGGTGGCCGCGCGCATGACGGCGAACTTTGCGGGGCGGCTGCGCGCCCTGCGCCTGCCCGTCAATGTGGGCGCGCCCGCGGCGCGCAACTGGCTTTTACAGGAGCCGGAGGCGGCCCAGGCCGACTGGGTTGTCTATCTGGACGACGATGCCCTGGTGCCGCCCCACTGGCTGCGCGCGCTGGGCACAGCGGCCGCGGCCTTCCCCGATGCCGGGATTCTGGGCTGCCAGGTGACGGACATGGGGGCGCACATGGCCGTGCAAAGCACGGACCTGCACTTTGAAAGCGACCTTTTTATCCGCCAGGACGCCAACAAATCCGGCCTGTTCAATCTTACGGACCTCTGCTCCCCCCTGCCAGATTTCGGGTATTTTCAGTATATCCGCCCCTGCCTTTCGGTCACGGGCTGCTGCCACCTGCTGCGGCGCTCCAGCCTGGACGCCGTGGGCGGCTTCGACCTCCAGTTCTCGCCTTCCCAGTTTGACGACCTGGAGCGCGACCTCCGCGCCGGTCTCAAGGGCGAAAATGTCGTCTACAACGGGCACCTGCGCATCCAACACAAAAAACGCAGCGGCCTCATGTGCCGTGTAAACCACCGGCAGGCGGTCAACGCGCTGGGCAATTCCACCAAGCTGCGCGGCCTGTACGCTGAGGACGAAATCCGCCGTCTGCGCGATGCGGACTTCAAACGCCTGTTCGCCGGGCTGCTGCAGGCCGCAAAGCAGCTCTGCGCCCCAACGCCGTAA
- a CDS encoding glycosyltransferase family 2 protein has product MKYSIITSVYNCAKHISKLMASIFNQSYPNIEWVVQDGGSTDGTLNILRPYADRIKLISEPDSGIYDAWNKALDRATGDWAIFLGADDFLVSRHSIAQCHRYLRTAPAHISMSYGALLTGKNGKVGHMINRSMQEVYNLFLSRMGLPFPATFIRMSVLQKERFDVSYKIAGDFDFAAKILTSDNIIKLPIIVSYMELGGVSDDPKSCVLFEERLRVLFSRVAPKAREIMEASLNYALDEDNPLEDIP; this is encoded by the coding sequence ATGAAATATTCTATTATTACATCAGTATATAATTGCGCAAAGCATATATCTAAATTGATGGCATCAATATTCAATCAGTCATATCCAAATATAGAATGGGTCGTGCAGGATGGGGGGTCCACAGATGGGACCTTAAATATATTGCGGCCCTATGCAGATAGAATCAAGTTGATTTCGGAACCAGATTCGGGCATCTATGATGCTTGGAATAAAGCGCTGGATCGGGCAACTGGGGACTGGGCCATATTTTTAGGCGCAGACGATTTTCTTGTCAGCCGGCATAGCATAGCGCAGTGTCATAGATATTTACGGACTGCACCAGCACATATTTCTATGTCGTATGGCGCATTGCTTACTGGAAAGAATGGAAAAGTTGGACATATGATAAACAGATCGATGCAAGAGGTGTATAATCTGTTTCTTTCAAGGATGGGGCTTCCATTTCCAGCAACATTTATACGTATGAGTGTGTTGCAGAAAGAACGTTTTGACGTCTCATATAAGATTGCTGGTGATTTTGATTTCGCTGCAAAAATTCTTACAAGTGATAATATTATAAAATTGCCAATTATTGTCTCATATATGGAATTGGGCGGGGTGAGCGATGACCCAAAGAGCTGTGTATTGTTTGAGGAGCGCCTCCGTGTGCTTTTTTCACGCGTTGCCCCAAAGGCGCGCGAGATTATGGAAGCAAGTTTGAATTATGCTCTTGATGAGGATAACCCCCTTGAGGATATACCTTAA
- a CDS encoding ABC transporter permease, translating into MSKAWRDRLLPWCLPGLLLLGWWAATEGHLVPPWLLPAPRQVAGTLAAYVGGVGHDPQAGRFWSDAAASLGRVAAGYALAAIPGAVLGLWSGRSPAVARLLAPVINGVKAVPGISWLPLALIWLGVGFRTTVALIALAGFFPVYFSAAAAAAAVPSELLHVGRMLGFGRAALFWRVALPWSMPQLCAGLRVALGMSFAYLVLGELTGVPNGLGALIMDARMNGRVDVLLCGIVCIALLGALCDALLLRGLRRLPGMRR; encoded by the coding sequence ATGAGTAAGGCCTGGCGCGACCGCCTGCTGCCCTGGTGCCTGCCGGGCCTGTTGCTGCTGGGCTGGTGGGCGGCGACGGAGGGACATCTGGTCCCGCCCTGGCTGCTGCCCGCGCCCCGGCAGGTGGCCGGCACCCTGGCGGCCTATGTGGGCGGCGTGGGGCACGACCCGCAGGCCGGGCGGTTCTGGTCCGACGCGGCGGCCAGTCTGGGCCGGGTGGCCGCCGGCTACGCGCTGGCTGCGATTCCCGGCGCGGTTCTGGGCCTGTGGTCGGGCCGCAGCCCTGCCGTGGCCCGGCTGCTGGCCCCGGTGATCAACGGGGTCAAGGCCGTGCCCGGCATCAGCTGGCTGCCCCTGGCGCTCATCTGGCTGGGGGTGGGCTTCAGAACTACGGTGGCGCTTATCGCCCTGGCGGGGTTCTTTCCCGTCTATTTCAGCGCGGCAGCCGCAGCCGCCGCTGTGCCGTCCGAGCTGCTGCATGTGGGGCGCATGCTGGGCTTCGGGCGCGCGGCTTTGTTCTGGCGGGTGGCGCTGCCCTGGTCCATGCCCCAGCTCTGCGCCGGGCTGCGGGTGGCCCTGGGCATGAGCTTTGCTTATCTGGTGCTGGGCGAGCTGACCGGCGTGCCCAACGGCCTGGGAGCGCTGATTATGGACGCGCGCATGAACGGCCGGGTGGACGTGCTGCTCTGCGGCATTGTGTGCATCGCCCTGCTGGGGGCGCTTTGCGACGCGCTGCTCCTGCGCGGGTTGCGGCGTCTGCCGGGGATGCGGCGGTGA
- the ald gene encoding alanine dehydrogenase has product MIVGVTKEIKADEYRVGLTPAGVKTLTDHGHAVLVETGAGLGSRISDAEYEAAGGRILPVDAVWDKAEMIVKVKEPLESEYRYFKPGLLLFTYLHLAADKALTAALLRSGVVGLAYETVQPEDRSLPLLAPMSEVAGRMAVQVGAYHLTKQGGGAGMLMGGVAGVQRARVVVVGGGTVGTEAAKMAMGLGAEVTILDSNLNRLRYLGDIFSARVQTLASNVYNIADAVREADLVVGSVLIPGAMAPKLVTEAMIKTMRQGSVVVDVAIDQGGSFETTAGRPTTHHQPTFEKHGVIHYAVANIPGAVPITSTHALTNATLPYATALADKGWKAACKENVALQRGLNTVDGRCTFKGVAEAFNLEYVPAAQLLH; this is encoded by the coding sequence ATGATTGTCGGCGTTACCAAAGAAATCAAGGCGGACGAATACCGCGTGGGGCTCACGCCCGCAGGGGTCAAAACTCTGACTGACCACGGGCATGCCGTGCTGGTGGAAACCGGCGCGGGCCTGGGCAGCCGCATCAGCGACGCGGAATATGAGGCTGCGGGCGGACGTATCCTGCCCGTGGACGCTGTCTGGGACAAAGCCGAAATGATCGTCAAGGTCAAGGAGCCCCTGGAAAGCGAATACCGCTACTTCAAGCCCGGCCTGCTCCTCTTCACCTACCTGCACCTGGCGGCGGACAAAGCCCTTACAGCGGCTCTGCTGCGCTCCGGGGTGGTGGGCCTGGCTTACGAAACCGTGCAGCCCGAAGACCGCAGCCTGCCCCTGCTGGCTCCCATGTCCGAGGTGGCCGGGCGCATGGCCGTGCAGGTGGGGGCGTACCACCTGACCAAGCAGGGCGGCGGCGCGGGCATGCTCATGGGCGGCGTGGCCGGCGTGCAGCGCGCGCGGGTCGTTGTGGTGGGCGGCGGCACCGTGGGAACCGAGGCCGCCAAAATGGCCATGGGCCTGGGCGCGGAAGTGACCATCCTGGACAGCAACCTCAACCGCCTGCGCTATCTGGGCGATATTTTTTCCGCCCGCGTGCAGACCCTGGCCTCCAACGTCTATAATATCGCCGACGCCGTGCGGGAAGCGGATCTGGTTGTCGGCTCCGTGCTCATCCCTGGGGCCATGGCCCCCAAACTGGTCACCGAGGCCATGATCAAAACCATGCGCCAGGGCAGCGTGGTGGTGGACGTGGCCATTGACCAGGGCGGCTCCTTTGAAACCACGGCGGGCAGGCCCACCACCCACCACCAGCCCACCTTTGAAAAACACGGCGTCATCCACTATGCCGTGGCCAACATTCCTGGCGCGGTGCCCATCACCTCCACCCATGCCCTGACCAACGCCACCCTGCCCTACGCCACGGCCCTGGCCGACAAGGGCTGGAAGGCCGCCTGCAAAGAAAACGTCGCCCTGCAGCGTGGCCTCAATACCGTGGACGGCCGCTGCACTTTCAAAGGCGTGGCCGAGGCCTTCAACCTGGAGTATGTGCCCGCGGCGCAGCTGCTGCACTGA
- a CDS encoding glycosyltransferase family 4 protein yields MRIGLVVWSLYTVRGGIERLGAMIAEAMVRRGHEVVIFCQDIPPDGKPQYPIPSSVECISLNLGAQASVDKARRKIVASNLDVICALFSWDALLWLPSIMNHTGIPLVISEHSKPEVIEKERWNAYERRACLAAADKIHMLTADFWQNLPEFLRERAVVIPNPVLPPLPVPPDRESVHRKQIIAAGRMIEDVKQFSLLLRAFKLLASRFPDWDLCLCGDGVDRAGYERLVHGLHLEERVMFPGMVENIDAYYAKAHVFCIPSRYEGFGMVIVEAQRHGLPAVGFADCTGTNEIIVHGENGLLAPERTPAALAATLQVLLRSAALRDRMGRRAQELLARYDARTVMDQWENLLTEAAALQGRTRLQYTRRAERTAVESALREILEREHPFSRPACVNLEREASQLRMGFQQAVQLLQRNNILT; encoded by the coding sequence ATGCGTATAGGGCTGGTAGTGTGGTCATTGTATACTGTGCGCGGTGGCATAGAACGTCTGGGCGCCATGATTGCGGAAGCAATGGTGCGGCGGGGCCACGAGGTGGTTATTTTTTGTCAGGATATTCCTCCGGACGGCAAACCGCAGTATCCTATACCGTCTTCAGTGGAATGCATATCGCTGAACCTTGGGGCACAGGCGTCAGTCGACAAAGCGCGGCGTAAAATTGTTGCATCCAATCTAGACGTGATCTGCGCCCTTTTTTCATGGGACGCGTTGCTCTGGCTGCCGTCAATCATGAACCATACCGGCATACCGCTCGTTATATCAGAACATAGCAAGCCGGAGGTGATAGAAAAAGAGCGCTGGAATGCGTATGAACGGCGGGCTTGTCTGGCGGCGGCGGACAAAATCCATATGCTCACTGCCGATTTTTGGCAGAACTTGCCCGAATTCCTGCGGGAGCGAGCTGTGGTTATCCCCAACCCCGTCCTACCGCCGCTGCCCGTGCCGCCAGATAGGGAATCTGTGCACCGCAAGCAGATAATTGCTGCAGGCCGAATGATTGAAGACGTAAAGCAGTTTTCTTTGTTGTTGCGCGCGTTTAAACTGCTGGCTTCCCGGTTTCCGGATTGGGATCTTTGTCTCTGTGGGGATGGCGTTGACCGTGCAGGCTATGAGAGGCTTGTTCATGGATTACACCTTGAAGAGCGGGTAATGTTTCCTGGCATGGTGGAAAATATTGATGCCTATTATGCCAAAGCCCATGTCTTTTGCATCCCCTCGCGTTATGAAGGTTTTGGCATGGTTATTGTGGAGGCGCAGCGCCACGGCTTGCCCGCTGTGGGTTTTGCTGACTGTACGGGAACCAATGAAATTATTGTGCATGGAGAGAACGGCCTGCTGGCACCGGAGCGGACCCCGGCCGCTTTGGCCGCTACCCTGCAAGTGCTGCTGCGCAGCGCCGCCCTGCGCGACAGGATGGGACGGCGCGCTCAGGAGCTGCTTGCCCGTTATGACGCGCGCACGGTAATGGACCAGTGGGAAAACCTTTTGACCGAAGCTGCGGCGCTTCAAGGCCGGACGCGGTTGCAATACACGCGGCGCGCTGAACGGACAGCTGTGGAAAGTGCCCTGCGGGAAATCCTGGAGCGGGAACATCCCTTTTCCAGACCAGCTTGTGTCAATCTTGAGCGCGAGGCGTCGCAGTTGCGCATGGGGTTTCAGCAGGCGGTACAATTGCTGCAACGCAATAATATTCTGACTTGA
- a CDS encoding ABC transporter ATP-binding protein, which translates to MKPFFACAGIRKSYAGRVVLPGVDLRLEQGSVTALVGTSGCGKSTLLHILAGFLPPDAGAVFLEGAPCVRPGPERIMAFQNDALFPWLSVAENVALGLRQAGCSRRERCERVAAVLEQVGLSAWGAALPSVLSGGMRQRAALARALALRPRLLFLDEPFAALDAITRLRMQQLLARLQAEAGLTVVLVTHDVGEACLLADAVHLMEEGRGLTQCWQVASPRPRDPDAAAQAALRARIRQALSAAAGGATAQGEKDVGA; encoded by the coding sequence GTGAAGCCGTTTTTTGCCTGTGCGGGCATCCGCAAAAGTTATGCGGGGCGCGTGGTGCTGCCCGGCGTGGACCTGCGCCTGGAGCAGGGGAGCGTCACGGCCCTGGTGGGGACGAGCGGCTGCGGCAAAAGCACGCTGCTCCACATTCTGGCGGGTTTTTTGCCGCCGGACGCGGGGGCGGTGTTTCTGGAAGGCGCGCCCTGCGTGCGGCCAGGGCCGGAACGGATCATGGCCTTTCAGAACGACGCCCTGTTCCCCTGGCTGAGCGTGGCGGAAAACGTGGCCCTGGGCCTGCGGCAGGCAGGATGTTCGCGCCGGGAACGGTGTGAACGGGTGGCCGCGGTGCTGGAACAGGTGGGGCTCAGCGCGTGGGGTGCGGCCCTGCCTTCGGTGCTTTCGGGCGGCATGCGGCAGCGCGCCGCCCTGGCCCGCGCCCTGGCCCTGCGGCCCAGGCTGTTGTTTCTGGACGAGCCTTTTGCCGCCCTGGACGCCATTACCCGCCTGCGCATGCAGCAGCTTCTGGCCCGCCTGCAGGCCGAAGCGGGCCTGACGGTGGTGCTGGTGACCCACGATGTGGGCGAAGCCTGCCTGCTGGCCGATGCCGTGCACCTTATGGAAGAAGGCCGGGGGCTCACGCAGTGCTGGCAGGTGGCCTCCCCTCGCCCCCGCGACCCCGACGCGGCGGCGCAGGCCGCCCTGCGCGCGCGGATCCGTCAGGCCCTGAGCGCGGCGGCGGGCGGCGCGACAGCCCAGGGGGAAAAAGACGTAGGAGCATAG
- the glf gene encoding UDP-galactopyranose mutase, which produces MKPILIVGAGLFGSVLAERIAADAGLPVTVIDRRAHPGGNCWSEIDGPTGVEVHKYGSHIFHTSDENVWRYVTRFTDFNQYRHTVWTISNGQAYSMPINLGTINAFFRKSFSPAEAAAHIRAEIAREGLADPANLEEKAVSLIGRSLYTAFIRGYTIKQWEKDPTELSPEIITRLPVRFTYNNRYFSDAHEGIPLQGYAALFRNLLRHPRIRLLLDTDYQDVAARHADALICCTGAVDAFFDYRLGRLEWRTVDFERQYHDCPDFQGTAVMNYADAETPWTRIHEYKHYHPERPATPATVVFREYSRAAGQDDEPYYPVDTQPNRDLLRRYQDLARQTTPNVIFGGRLGAYRYYDMDDTIAAALRCYEHEVLPRLRAAPA; this is translated from the coding sequence ATGAAACCGATTCTCATAGTGGGGGCCGGGCTGTTCGGCTCGGTGCTTGCCGAACGCATCGCCGCCGACGCCGGTCTTCCTGTCACGGTCATCGACCGCCGCGCGCATCCCGGCGGCAACTGCTGGTCCGAGATCGACGGCCCCACCGGCGTGGAAGTGCACAAGTACGGCTCGCACATTTTCCACACCTCGGATGAAAACGTCTGGCGGTATGTCACACGGTTTACGGATTTTAATCAATACCGCCATACGGTCTGGACCATCAGCAACGGCCAGGCTTATTCCATGCCCATCAACCTGGGCACCATCAACGCCTTTTTCCGCAAAAGTTTTTCCCCGGCCGAGGCTGCGGCCCACATCCGGGCGGAGATCGCCCGCGAGGGCCTCGCCGATCCGGCCAATCTTGAAGAAAAAGCCGTTTCCCTCATCGGGCGTTCGCTCTACACAGCCTTTATCCGGGGCTACACCATCAAGCAGTGGGAGAAAGACCCCACCGAGCTTTCCCCGGAGATCATCACCCGCCTGCCCGTGCGGTTTACCTACAACAACAGGTATTTCTCCGACGCCCATGAGGGCATCCCGCTGCAAGGCTATGCCGCCTTGTTCCGCAACCTGCTGCGCCACCCCCGCATCCGCCTGCTGCTTGATACGGACTACCAGGACGTGGCCGCGCGCCACGCCGATGCCCTGATCTGCTGCACCGGCGCAGTGGACGCTTTTTTTGACTATCGCCTGGGCCGGCTGGAGTGGCGCACCGTGGATTTTGAGCGGCAGTACCACGACTGCCCCGATTTTCAGGGCACGGCGGTCATGAACTACGCCGACGCCGAAACGCCCTGGACGCGCATCCACGAGTACAAGCACTACCATCCGGAACGCCCGGCAACGCCGGCCACCGTCGTTTTTCGGGAATATTCCCGCGCGGCCGGGCAGGACGACGAGCCTTACTACCCTGTGGACACGCAGCCCAACCGCGATCTGCTGCGCCGCTACCAGGATCTTGCCCGGCAAACGACCCCGAACGTCATCTTCGGCGGGCGGCTGGGCGCATACCGCTATTATGATATGGACGACACCATCGCGGCGGCCCTGCGCTGCTATGAACACGAGGTACTGCCCCGCTTGCGCGCGGCGCCGGCCTAG
- a CDS encoding glycosyltransferase yields the protein MNNNYFKLLREGLSAELAILNLEEKLRYMRMYQDLVVPDANMAAAFVNALIADADLPRSAEAQQAFFYFLQMAWQHQPLHRSILQALQNLRPTPQRQEHLAMLEKLDLSDAQWSQMQQCGAPEEGSAPLLALLRANPAHVGAANALLALEEKFPGSIEDWSSLFRCPHRMQSLWDYRLFLHYAALGRHAAATEAWARLQGEYKLPLACQMAADNFALAGATDMALALYARACAADPRLRPVARRMETLRHPPQAQEALVHQCRTAICLYSWNKGAVLEATLRSLAASETADNPVFVLLNGCTDGSAQRIEGLRDLFAGRSFTVITLPINIGAPAARNWLLHLPDVRACPYVAFMDDDVTVPANWLVRYLTVMEEDARTAVVGGKAVFPKEDGLAPGIQYFYRLVSLAKDGLLKLSVATPGQNVRDTGLYSFSRPCMNVMGCLHLLRTAALREVGDFDIRYTPSQVDDLDHDLSTCLAGYQIMYCGDVTCEHHQNSGVGVKRRPGLAQMGSIIGNDLKMTYKFAEKQSELLRISQELSTLPLPGAPTP from the coding sequence ATGAACAACAACTACTTCAAGCTGCTCAGAGAAGGGCTGTCCGCCGAGCTGGCTATTCTGAACCTGGAAGAAAAGCTCCGCTACATGCGCATGTATCAGGATCTGGTTGTGCCGGACGCCAACATGGCCGCGGCCTTTGTCAATGCTCTCATTGCGGATGCGGACCTCCCCCGCTCGGCCGAAGCGCAGCAGGCCTTTTTCTACTTTCTGCAAATGGCCTGGCAGCACCAGCCGCTGCACCGGAGTATACTGCAGGCCCTGCAGAACCTCCGCCCCACGCCCCAGCGCCAAGAGCACCTGGCTATGCTGGAAAAGCTCGATCTCTCCGACGCCCAGTGGAGCCAAATGCAGCAGTGCGGCGCGCCCGAAGAAGGCAGCGCCCCCCTGCTAGCGCTGCTGCGCGCCAATCCCGCCCATGTGGGGGCCGCCAATGCGCTGCTTGCTCTGGAAGAAAAGTTTCCAGGCAGCATTGAAGACTGGTCGTCCCTGTTCCGCTGCCCGCACCGCATGCAAAGCCTCTGGGACTACCGCCTGTTCCTGCACTACGCCGCGCTGGGGCGTCACGCCGCCGCCACGGAGGCCTGGGCGCGCCTTCAAGGCGAATACAAGCTGCCCCTGGCCTGCCAGATGGCGGCGGACAACTTTGCTCTGGCCGGGGCAACGGACATGGCCCTGGCCCTCTATGCCCGGGCCTGCGCGGCCGACCCCCGCCTGCGGCCTGTTGCACGGCGCATGGAGACGCTGCGCCATCCGCCCCAGGCCCAGGAGGCCCTGGTCCACCAATGCCGCACTGCCATCTGCCTGTATTCCTGGAATAAGGGCGCCGTGCTGGAAGCGACCCTGCGCTCCCTGGCCGCCAGCGAAACCGCCGACAACCCCGTGTTCGTGCTGCTCAACGGCTGCACCGACGGCAGCGCCCAACGGATTGAAGGCCTGCGCGATCTGTTCGCTGGGCGCTCCTTCACCGTTATTACGCTGCCCATCAATATCGGCGCGCCTGCGGCGCGCAACTGGCTGCTGCATCTGCCCGATGTGCGCGCCTGCCCGTATGTGGCCTTTATGGACGACGACGTGACCGTGCCGGCCAACTGGCTGGTCCGCTACCTCACCGTTATGGAAGAGGACGCCCGCACGGCCGTTGTGGGCGGCAAGGCAGTCTTCCCCAAGGAGGACGGGCTGGCCCCCGGCATTCAGTATTTTTACCGCCTGGTCAGCCTGGCCAAGGACGGGCTGCTCAAACTGTCTGTGGCCACTCCAGGTCAGAACGTGCGCGACACAGGGCTGTATTCCTTCAGCCGGCCCTGCATGAACGTCATGGGCTGCCTGCACCTGCTCCGCACGGCGGCCCTGCGGGAGGTGGGCGATTTCGACATCCGCTATACCCCGTCGCAGGTGGACGACCTGGACCACGACCTGAGCACCTGCCTCGCAGGGTACCAGATCATGTACTGCGGCGATGTGACCTGCGAGCACCACCAGAACTCCGGCGTGGGCGTCAAGCGCCGCCCCGGGCTGGCGCAGATGGGCAGCATCATCGGCAACGACCTGAAAATGACCTATAAATTCGCCGAAAAACAGTCTGAACTGCTGCGCATAAGCCAGGAACTCAGCACCCTGCCGCTGCCGGGGGCCCCAACGCCGTAA